GGACCCGCGCTCGACGTCCGCAAGACCGAGTCCTACCTCGGGTACGACCAGTTCGAGTTCAACGTCGTGACCGGTGAGACGGGGGACTGCTTCGACCGCTACATCATGCGCGTGCGCGAGATGTGGGAGTCCTGCAACATCATCGAGCAGGTGATCGAGGGGCTCCCGTCCGGACCGGTCACCTCGAAGGTCCCCCGGGTGTTCCGGGTCCCCGCCGGGGAGATCTCCGTGTACGGCGAGGGTCCTCGGGGACTCGTGAACTACTACCTGGTCTCGACCGGCGACCGGGAGCCGTACCGGATGAAGATCCGGACCCCCTCCTTCGCGAACGTCAGCGTCCTGCCCTATCTCCTGGACGGGGTGTACGTCCCCGACGTCGTGGCGATCCTCGGGAGCCTCGACTTCGTGGTCGGCGACGTCGACCGCTAGCTAGCGGTAGGGCCCGTCGACGGGCGGGATCCCGATGCTCACGAGGAGTCGGCGCACCCCCGCCTCGATGTCCGTGCCGTCGTCCCACCGGTCGTGCCGGGCCCCGGACGTCCCGGGGACGCGCGGTGCATCGCCGATCGACACGACGACATCGGTGCCCGACAGCTTCGCTGCCCCCTCGATAGCGGCCGCCGCCACGACCGAACCTCCGGACAGGCGGGTCGTGAGCTCCTCCGCACGTCGCGCGGCTTCCTCGTCCGCGGACAGGAAGAGGACCTTGGGGCTGTACCTGTTGACCATGCGTGCGTGATGCCCGGGCTCGGCGGGCGGTAAACCGTCAGTCCTCGACGTGGGCCGGGTCGGGGTCGGGTACGTCCCGGCCCCACACGTGCACGCGGAACCCGCCCATGGACCCGGCCAGGACGGCCGCCGCGCCGCGGGCGGCGTGCAGCCGCAGCGCCTCGGCTCCCGTGGCGCGCTCCGCCCGCGCCCGCAGCTCCTCGAGGTCGCGCCGCAGACCCCAGGTCAGCAGGAAGTCCCGCTGGGTACCCGCCCAGACGCGACGCAGTCCGGCGTCCTCCGCGGCCTCGTCGAGCACGGTGAAGTCCACGTGGGCGGTGAGGTCCTGGCGCCCGGGGAGGGCGAGCAGGTCGGGGCTGGGGTGTCCGTCCCGGTACGCCAGGAGGGTGCCCTCCGGGCGTCCCTCCCAGATCTGCGGACGCGGGTCGCCGTAGTCGATCACCACCAGGTAGCCGCGGTCAACGATCGCCGCCACCTCGCGCAGCCACGGTCCGGACGCTGGCCTCGCCTCGTAGCGCCCCGGGGTGTCCGGGAGCCCGTCCGCGAGCCGGGAATCGCTGGGCTCCCCCCAGATCCAGGACAGCCCATCGGCGGATGCGGACACGTAGGCCTCGCGGACACCGTCCTCGGCCACCTCGAGCAGGTGGACGGGGAAGCTGTCCACCACCTCGTTCGCCAGCACCACCCCCGCGCCCGGACCGGCGTCCGCCGGGGACCCGAACCAGGAGGCCCGGCGCCCGGACATGGCCTGCCTCTGGGCCTCGGCCACCGCGGCGTGCCGCTCGACGAACCGCCACGCGAGGGCGATCTCGGGGATGGACGAGGCGGCCACGGACCGGGCCAGGGACCCGTCCCCCCCTCCGATCTCGGTCACCGTGAGGGGGTCCGGGCGCTCCAGCCCCACCCACATCGCCTCGACGCACCTGGCCAGGCAGCGCCCGAACAAGGGGGAGAGCGTCGGCGCCGTCTCGAAATCCCCCCGGGGGCCCGGGACCTGCGAGGCGTAGTAGCCCACCTCGGGGTCATGCAGGCACCGGTCCATGAACTCGGCGAACGTGACGGACCCGCGCGCGCGGACCCAGTCCGTGATCGGGTCTATGGGCACCGGGTAAGGCTAACGAGCGTCAGCTGCCGGCCGTGGCCGCGTCCGACTCCCCCTCCGCGGCCTCGTCGGACGCGGCTCCTCCGAGCGGCGGGTGGCGGTCCTGGGGGTGGGTCGGTCGCTCGGTGGGGACGGTCGAGCCCTGGGGAGGTCCACCCTGCTCGTCCGCGTACTCGAGGG
Above is a window of Actinomycetota bacterium DNA encoding:
- a CDS encoding SAM-dependent methyltransferase, which produces MPIDPITDWVRARGSVTFAEFMDRCLHDPEVGYYASQVPGPRGDFETAPTLSPLFGRCLARCVEAMWVGLERPDPLTVTEIGGGDGSLARSVAASSIPEIALAWRFVERHAAVAEAQRQAMSGRRASWFGSPADAGPGAGVVLANEVVDSFPVHLLEVAEDGVREAYVSASADGLSWIWGEPSDSRLADGLPDTPGRYEARPASGPWLREVAAIVDRGYLVVIDYGDPRPQIWEGRPEGTLLAYRDGHPSPDLLALPGRQDLTAHVDFTVLDEAAEDAGLRRVWAGTQRDFLLTWGLRRDLEELRARAERATGAEALRLHAARGAAAVLAGSMGGFRVHVWGRDVPDPDPAHVED